CAGACGAACAGTGGACCTCCATCATTGAAGCCGTCTACAACCAGCACCCTGGTGCCCGCAACTACGTCACATCGCGCCTCGAAGATATCCCCGACCCTGCAGACCCCTACTTCGTCGCCCTAGAGTAGACTAGCCCACCCCTGAAAGGGAGGTTTCCGCCTTGCTCCGCCATGAGATACACCTGATCATCGGTTAGATCTCAGTCATCTTTCGGACTTTTCCTACCAATCTTTTGGAAGGTACCGAGCACCTCAGTCCAAACGAGAGATATCCCCATGACTACAGCCCCCCCGACGGCTGCGCCCAACAACACAGTGGCCGATGTCTCAAGGTTGAACAATACCCCCAGCACCCAACTACTGACAGCCCCCGAAGACGCAGACAACAGCATAAGTTTGTATATCTCCATACAGTGTTGTTTATTGCCTCGCCCGGATAAGACCCCCGGTCGAACTTCACACCCCTGAAACAACGAGGCTTATCACGATGAGAATGAGGTTGAAAGTCCCGTGCCGCCCACCAACTTTCCCATACACTGTTAGGTGAGTAATTGTCGGGTGAAGTCATAGAGTGGTTTCAAGGATGATTTGAGCGCTTCTTTTTTGCCGGATTTCCGGCAGACACGTTGCCCAAGCTGAAACTCCCTGAAGTAGGGTGTGAGCCTACCTTTGGAGACACCCCTGATGCGACGAGAGCCACCGTCACACCAGCGACACGTCAACCCTTATAAATAAACTCTGCCGTGTCATGCCCTTCGTCGGGCCAGCGACCATTGTAGGCGGCACCCATACAGTCTTTATCGCCCTCATGACTTTTGAAATCTGATTCACTCACGCTCGGATCCGCTTGCATAAGCCGCGACCTACATCCGCCGCATAGTGGGACTCCCATAATATCCGATAGATGTGAGGCCAATATAAGATTTTCGCTCTTCCGTAGCGGGGTGAATACGCTGATGGATACCTGTACATCAACACCCGGGAGAACCACCGTCACGCCAGCGACCAGTGGCTCTTGCCACATTGAGGCGTCTCCTAAGACAGACTCACACCCTACCTCAGAGCGCTCCAGCTACGCAAGCGCGTCCGGCGCAAACCCGGCGAAGAACCGCTCAAAACCATCCTCGACCCTGCGCTATGACGCCACCAAAATACTCTACCAATGAGCGTTTTCCACACGCGTGACGACGCAGATCGCGAGCGACACGTACGTCACCGCTGTATGTGATCCGTCAGCGACCGTCTCAGCGCGAGCGGCGTGCGTAGGACTCGTCCGACAGGCCCCACACGTTCTCGCGTGGAACGTCGTGGCTACGGCTGCGAGCGTCTTCGTCTGTATCACGATCACGGTATCACGTGGCGTCGACGCGGCACGAATCCCGCGGTGGCCGTACACCGTACTGGTCCCGCCGACGATTGGCGTGGAACAGCAACCAGTCCGTTCCAGCGTGCAGTTAGCGAGAACAGCGTTCCAGATCACCCGCCACTTGAAGTACTGTTCACCTCAGACGGGCGTTGAAATAGGAAACCAACGCTGTCACGATTAACTCCCGCCAGCGTCAGTTAGTATCTACTGAGGTCCCAGGTTTGGAACACCTGATTGACATCGTCCAGATTCGCGAGGCCAGCGATAAGAAGAGCAGCGTACCAGTCAGACGGGGAGACACTCTTGCCTACACGAGACTCAAAGTGTCGCTGCCCACGGTCAAGCAGCTCGTCGAGATTGTCTGAAGTGCTGATCGTCTTTCCGGACCGCCCCTGTTGGACTCCCTTCCGTGCGAGAAAGTAGGAGAGCTCACCATCCTCATCATCAACCGCGCTGGGAACGGCCTCCTGAGCCAGATCTGATGGGGCGACATCTAGGCTATCAAACTGCTCATCTACCGACTCACCGAACTCAGCAGCCCCATCAGTGCTACTCGCAGGAGATTGACTCCCAGTGCCAGTCCCGGACGCCACGTCTGGTTCTCTGGGAGACGGTGCCTCCTCACCGCCAGAACTCACCGTAGAGGGACTAGACGGCTTCTCGCCATCAGGCTCCATCGGAGCGAAGGGGTCGGATGGGCTCTCATCATCATCATCAGTCCCCTGCGCTTCCTGGTCATTACCACTCATGCGACCACCTCAGATCCCAGGTATTTTTGAATCCGATCATAGTAAGGTGGAGTCTCAGTGTCTACCTCACGGTCAGACAGGTTGGCCTTGCGCTCGAGGTACGCAGCGAGGATGTCATACCGGTCTGCAGTCCGTTCGTGCTTCTCACCACCGTGGCCATCGGCGATCACACTTCGAAGGGACCCGCCCCCGTTAGCCATCTTCTCAAGAGTCGCCCGGTCACCAATAGCGATGGGGGTCGTGTACTCGTCACTGTCGATGATCCGAGCCGCAATCTTACACTCTTGAACCGAAGAATAGTCGACCATATTTGGGACAAGTGCAGACACAGTCATAGAGATCCCCAAGTCGGACTCAATGCCGTTCAGGCTCTCGCGAATCCCTCCAACGGAGGACTGTCCCTTCTCAGACACGGTAAATGGGACTACAACGTTCTGAGAAGCAGCAAGAGCCTGGTTGAGCTTCAGGTTAGCTGAGCCATCAACGTCGTAGATGATCACATCATACTCGGTGTGAAGCCTCTCCCGTGCAATCTGATCGCGGAGCTGCACACAAGGTTCAAACTCCCTTCCCTCCATCTGCGCCATACTTTCGGCCTTTCGATAGTAGCTTTCAAAATTGCTATCATTCACGTGCCGAGGGAGGAGGTCGAATCCCTCCTCTTCCTGCGCTACGACGATATCAGTGAGAGAGGCATCAGAGCCCAGTCCCATAATGATCTTCGAGAGACATGGATGCTGTTGGTCCTTGGCCCACTCAACGTCCCCAAGGAACCAGGTAGCACTCACATTCTGTGAGTCCAGATCGACAAGAAGTACATCATGGCCAGCATCGGCGTGAGCACGAGCCAGATTGATAGCAGTTGTTGTTTTGCCAGTACCGCCAGCCTCCGTCGGGATGGAGTATGTCAGCATTGGTTCACCTCAGGTAGGAACACCCAAGAAGTCCGGCACTATCACACACTGCTGTGTGATACGGCCACATCTTGGCTGTTCCCATCCTGGTTTGGCCGACGTGAACCACCATCTTAAACCCTCGTAAGACACTAATCAACTCCCTGATCAGACAGAAGTACATCAAAGACTGGAGACAGTTGTAGACCTCAACACTGTAAGTAGTGCAACTAGTACGCGGCTTACACCCACTGGTTCCTCAAGACTAACAATATTATTCACCTGCTAGAATACCCCGTTGCTGTAGACCGGCTAAACAGTGTACCACGGTGATTAGAGTCAATGATTACACGTAACAAGTCAGCTTAGCGGGAGAATCGGATTAGGCGTTCTAACTGCCTGAAAGACGGAATTATTGGATTTCTCGGTCGAACCCTCGTGTTCTCTTTATATGTGGCTAGCGGGAGGGGTTTTATACTGGGGGACCGTTTCAATCGTCCTCATAGCGCCCAGAAAACCTTCGATAACAAGAGCAGAGGAGATCGAGGATGTTCGTGGCTACAGTGAACATTCGTTTTCGGTAAGAACCCACAGAAGAGCGTCCACCAACACCGCTTCAGCATCAGTCGGTGTCTCGTCACTCCGCTCGACGATCCCCGCTACCTGCGTAGCGTACGGCTCGAACTGTGGATACTCAAGCACGTTTGCGTCCTCCCGATCTGTGAACTCCGTCCACTGCCTGATCACCTGATCATCGACAACGCTCCGGATGAGAGGGGCAAGGACAGCAATATCGTCTGTCTCTCCGCCGAGATTGGCCAAGGCAGATGCCAAGGGTGGTGAGACCGTCACCTCGACAGGAGTCTCGCGAGCCTCGGGATCGACCGTTCCACGGACCACACCACCAAGGTACTCCCGCAGAGCCTCCTCGCACGCATCAGCCACAGATGAGGGCTCACGCCTGGCGAGGAACAACGGCCCGACGAGATCCAACTGTGAAGTTAATTCGGGTGGTGCATCTCCCTCGTCTGAATGTGTAGGTGGATTTGGATGCTTGTCGGTGTCGGCAGGTTCCCCGCTCCCTACCGTCGACGCGGAGTCCGTCGCGGCCGCTGAGGACCCTTCAGCAGGCTCGCTTGGTGTATCAACCTCAGGTGCCGGATCGCCGCCCGCATCGTCTGTGACCGCTGTCCCACCGTCGCTGGCAGCTTCGGCTTCCCCACCGCTCGCTGCTGGAGACTCGGCTTCGGGATCTGCGGATGGCTCGTCACTCACCGACTGGTCGTCCTCACTGAGCTGGTCGCGAGCAGCCTCGATTTGGTCGACCAACTCGTCGATACTGCGATCAGTCCCAGCTGCCAGTTTGCGGATGTACGGGTCAACATCGTCAGAGTCGGCTTGGATACCGACATCCAACCGGCTCACGTTTCTGGGCTGTTCTCCGTCGCGGTTGTTTTGCTCATCAGTAGTCATCGGCTGGTCTGTCGCGAACTCTGTATGTGTCTGGTCACGCTGCGCTTCCCCGACGGGAAGGACACGTCGCGTCTCGCGCTCGCTGATCTCGTCCCACACGGAGACATCTCGATCCCGCCAGTCTTCGGGAGCCACGCGGTCAGTCGGGTCGACTGTCGTGTCAGTGTCGTGTGTGCGCGAGTGCAGCCCTTTTCCCATCCACCGCGGGTACTGCCACTGCCCGTTCTCGACGAGTGTATAGACCTCTGCATCGTGAGCGCTCCAGAAGATCGAGTCGAACCGTTCGAACTCACTCCCACCGCGCCGGAGGTGTGTCCCGACAGTATGGACTGGTTGCAGGGTATCGATTAGCTCGCCAATCGCCTCCGTCGTCGGATGCGTCGCAATCCGGGCATCGGTAACTGGCGTCCCCACGACATCTGCTACGCGCGAACTGTAGTCGGGGAACTGATAGACGACACTACCGTCACGCCTGTCCGGCGTGTCGACGTAGTTCAACACAGCATTTGCAGAGCCGCCCCGACCGTCCGCAGGCGCCGCAAGGGTGATCTGGCCCTCATCAACAACGTCCTCGGGGTCACCGAACACAGGAACCGTTTCAACACCCGCGCCGATTCTCTCTGTCGCGCCGAGTAACTTCCCGACGCGGCCGACGGCCGTCGTCGAGACATCTATCGCAAGCTCCTCAGACACGCGCGCGATCTGCGACCCCACTTGTGCCCCCAACGGCCCGGGAACCGGGACGACAACGCGATTCCCGTCTGCGGCTGCCGCCAGCATCTGTCCGACCGTGCTCCCAGCCGACCGCTGGATATCACAGTCACCCGTCGCGACGCTCGCGAACAGAATATCGATCTCCAACTTCTCCAGTTCGGATACTGGCAGTGGTGGTTGCCCACCGAGTGGCGTCGGTGTCCAGTCGCCAACAACCAAGATCGTCGTCGCGTCTTGGACGCCAGTGACCCGGATCAAGAACCCAACTGCACCAGGAGCGTGACCACTCGGCACAGGTGCAATCGCAACGTGATTCCCGAAGTGCACCCAGTCGCGGAGTCCAACAATCCACTCGGATCGCAACTCGCCGTGACTCGAGCGATCATACGCGATCGGGAGCAGATCAGCAGTAGTCGGACTCGTAAACACCCGAGTGTCGGGACCAGCAACATCACCGATGCTATAGTAGTGATCGGCGTGAGCGTGGGTGAGCAGGATGCCGTCAACCGACCGCTGGGGGACGCGCTCTGTCTCGAATCCGAACCCTGGGTCAACGAGGAACTCCGTCTCCTCATCAAGCACACTGATGCAAAGCCGGAACGATTGATTCCCCTCGCCAGGGTTGAGAGGTTGGAACTCAATATCCATTCATCCGTGCCTCCTCGCCAGATCAATGAAAATGGGTGTCCGGATAGCGGTGCCAACAGCTGACAGCAGACCATCGAACACCAGATACTGACAAGCTAGGTTCACAGTACGTAGTCACCGGTCCACGGGTTTAATTCCGGTGGAGGCACACACCGAGTGACCGCACTCGCCACCAGTCGTGACCACGACGCCGTGAAAGACGTCAGGTGGCCATCACGGACAGGGCATAGCCAAGAGGAACCCATCACTCACCCCGTCCAAAACCCATATTTGGACGGGGAAACACGCTTCCAGACGTGAGTAAGCAAGACACCAAAGAAAGGGGTTTCTCTCGCGATCAGACTCCTAGCACGCCCCTCCCCGTGAGGATTCCAGTCGACTGTCACGACCTCGCACTGATTGACCACGCGAACCGCAACACGCTCCATATAGTGTATATGCGGTCGTTCACCTATGCGCCGGAACACGGGCCAGATGGGACATCACGAGCGGGAACAGCGATGACAATGTGTGGTCCCCCGCAACCAGGATCACTCCATCCGTTGACCAACCCTCCAGAGGTTGACAATCTCGATGACCAGTTCTGCGGAGGGTGTTGTCGCTCGTTCAAATCAACCTACGGCCAACTCTGAACCGAGTATATAGTCATGAGCAGCAAGCGAACCGGAACTGAATCAAACACAGAAGGCCCGTGGGATCTCCCCGAGCGTCCAGGCCCGACACACAAGCGTTCACACGTCGTTGTGAACGGCTCTACCCGTCATATCGACGCCAATTGCTCAAGTGTGTCAATGGCTCACGAGACAGAGACACGGCCCCTCCACGAGACTGATCTCGACGACACAGACTACAACTGGTGTAAGACGTGTGCCCCGGATCTTGCCGCGCACGAAGGGTAGTTCGCCAGAACGTTTGTCCCAGCAGGATCAGGTGACTGATAGCCCAGTCCACGACACCCATGTCCGACCCAACCGCCCCCACGACAGGAACAGATCCAACGAAGACACTTCTCAGTGAGTCGAGTCTCAACGACAAGGACCTGTGTGACTACGTGGTGAACGTCGCTACGGGTTGTCGTCACGGCTGTAAGTTCTGCTACGTACCAGCAACTCCGAACATCCGAGCCCGGCCAGAGATGCTGTCAGAGAAAGCAGGCGTCGAGAACCCTCAAGGCGAGTGGGGAGAGTACGTCCTATATCGCGACGGCCTCGGAGAGAGACTTGCCGACCATCTGGACCGGAAGCGAACCTGGAGAGAAACAACTGGTGGGCAAGGAATCGTCGGGGTCAGCTTCAGCACTGATTGCTACATGGACGGGAGAGCTGGCAAGATCACTCGAAACGTCGTTGAAGCACTCACCAGCCGGGGGCTGTACACCCGAATTCTCACGCGAAACCCGATCCTCGCACTACAAGATCAAGACGTGATCGTCGACGCAGAGGAATACGTGACGATCGGCTCGTCGATTCCAACCCTAGACGCTGAACTCTCACAGGCCATTGAGCCCAGCGCGCCAGCCCCGCAGCAGCGTCTCCGAGGCCTCCAGAAGTGGAACGATCTCGGGGTGACCACGTTCGTTTCGATGTCACCGACATACCCAACCCACACGAAAGCCGACCTCAGAGAGGTCTTGGAGGCAATTCAGACCGTGGACCCAGACGTCGTCTTCCACGAACCAATTAATCCACGAGCCGGAAATTTCGACCTTACTGTCCAGGCAGCTGCTGACGCCGGCCTGGAGACCCTCGCGTCAGAACTGAAGCAGTTGGAGGATCGGAGTCAATGGGTCGAGTACGCGGTTGACCACTTCCGAGCGGTCCAGTCACTAGCAGCAGAACTTGATATTGATGTGCACCTATGGCCCGACGATCAACTTCTGTCGTATCTCGACGACGGTAACACGCAGGAGTGGCTCGCCACGTGGAAGGCCCGACAATCGCCAGAAGACTTTGCTGACCGGCCATCACCCGACACTGAGCCACCTGCTCTTCCTACCTCTCCCCATCGATCCACATCTCTCACGGAGTTTTGAGCCGATTTGGCGCTGAGGCCCCACGCCATCGCTGTAAACCCTGTTCAATGGCACTCACTAGGGATTACCGCCCCAATATCGGTGGTTTTAACCGGTGGAACGAAGTGTCATTCTCTGTACCGACCCCGCACACAGCCGCAATAGGGGCGGCAAAAAAGCAATGACAACGACTCAGTTAGCTCGCGGACTCGCAAGTGACGAAGACGCACAGACCACCACCGAAGCCGCACTCACAGCGGCTACAGACGGCGCACCAGACGCTCCACCAACGCTAGCACTAGCATTTGTCGACGCCGGCTACGATGTCAGTGTCGTCCAGAAGACGCTCACAGAGAACCTCCCTGCCGTGACGCCACTCATCGGCGCGACGACCGCTGGAGAGTTCATCGATGGCACTGTCGAAGAGGGTGGCATAGTTGTCGCACTCATTCACTCGGACGATCTTGAGGTCGCGACAGCGTTGATCGAAGATGTCGGAGACGATGTGATCGGGACAACAGCCGCGATCGCCGATGAACTCCCGGCAGCTGAAGACCTCCCGCACGAGCACACAGTCGCCATCAACCTGCACGACGGCCTGTCGGGTGCTGGGGAGCAGATCACCCTCGCCCTCTCACAACAACTCGGCAACGTGCCGATGGCCGGCGGAAGCGCTGGCGATGGCCTTCAGTTGAGTGAAACAACCGTCTTCACCGGAGACACGGTCTCGTCAACCGGACTCGCCGTCGCCCTTCTGAATAGCCCACAGCCGTTCGGTGTGGCGAGTAACCACGGTCACGAGCCGATCTCCGACGAACTCGAGGTCACGAGCGCCGACGGGAACACTGTACATGAACTCAACGGCGAACCGGCCTTCGACGTGTATCGCGAGGAGGTGCAGGATCTCGCGATGGATTGGCACGAGATCAACGTCAACGACCTGACCGCAGGCTCCGAGGAGTTCAACGACCTGTTGACTCGGTTCGAATTCGGCGTCCCGACGACTGACGGTGACCTGAAGATCCGCTGGCCGGGGCTGACCGAGACTCCCGACGGAAGCATCCAGTTCGCGACAAGTATTCCAGAGGGTACCACCGTGCGTGTGTGCTACAGCCCGCTCGACGAACAAGTCCCGGCTGCACGTGAGGCCACCGCAGCGGCGGCAGACACACTTGAGACAGATCCCGGTGGCGCACTCGTGTTCGAGTGCTTCTGCCGACAACTCATGCTTGGCGACGACTTCGTCGACGCAGTCGATGCCGTCAGCCAGGAAGCAGGTGTCCCCCTCGCCGGGCTCGAAACCTACGGCGAGGTCTCGATGAACAGAGACGACACGTCAGGATACCACAACGCGACGACGTCCGTCCTACTGCTCCCCTAACCATGCCCGAAACAACACAGATCACCGACGACGACCTCGTCGAGGGCCTTGCCGGGTCACTCGGCGAGGACAAAGCGAGCGAACTCGTGTCGACCGCGAAGACTGAAGCCGGCGTTCACGGGACCGCGCACGCAAAAGACGACGCGATGGACGTGCTCGATGCCGTCGGCGAGATCGCAGACTCACGGCTCGCGTCTGTTGCAGCCAACTCTACGAAGACCCAGCTGCGCTAGTCCGGAACCTACCCGGCGAGCGCAGCGTTCGCGATCTGCTTCGCCTGCTTCACTGCATCGGGGTCCTCGGTCTCGACCGCTCGCGCGATTATTTCTAGCTCATCACGGGTCAACTGTGCGCCGTCCTCTGTGACGTACTCTGGCATCACTGATCACTCCCCTCTCGGGGAAGCCCACCCGTGGAGTTGCACCACAGTGCGCTATCGTGGGTTGACACGATTCACACACCGGATACAGCTGAAGACGTTCGTAGCAAACTCTACATCGGGGACATCGTTCTCGAGTGCTCTAAACGAATGCCTACAGTGAACGCAGATGAATCCATATGTGGCCTGAGGAGGACCCCCGCCGAACCTGTGAAGTTCCAGAGGTAATAACTGGTGATGAGTCACTCGATACACAGAATGCCCATCGACAGACAGGGGGAAGTTTTGGGCTTCGTCCCCGCCTGCAGTAGGGGCAGAGGACTCACCAAGCCGGGTGGAAATCGAACCTAGGTCAGGGGACTTGTTAGTCATGCTGTCCACTCATTATCGCAGGTTTCAGCACGGCACCGGTACTGTTCAACGTAAGTGGGAGCTCCAACTCCGACACTAGGCCCACCAAACCTGTACTCGCCGACGAACTCCCCGATACAGCCGCACTCAGGACAAATGTCCCGGCTGTCGGCAGAGTCGTTTGATCCTGTGTCTCCGCTCTCGCTTGGGCTTGCGTTCCGTCTCATTGCCAGCACTCCCTCTCGGGACACCCACCCACGGAATTGCACCGTGGTGCGCTAGCGTGGGCAGTTAACGGCACCTATCTGAACCGGCTCGCCGCCTCAGTCTGCTATCGCACCTCCGGCCGAAGCAGAACTGTCCCGGCGTTCGTACTGAATCT
This region of Halobaculum sp. MBLA0147 genomic DNA includes:
- a CDS encoding radical SAM protein → MSDPTAPTTGTDPTKTLLSESSLNDKDLCDYVVNVATGCRHGCKFCYVPATPNIRARPEMLSEKAGVENPQGEWGEYVLYRDGLGERLADHLDRKRTWRETTGGQGIVGVSFSTDCYMDGRAGKITRNVVEALTSRGLYTRILTRNPILALQDQDVIVDAEEYVTIGSSIPTLDAELSQAIEPSAPAPQQRLRGLQKWNDLGVTTFVSMSPTYPTHTKADLREVLEAIQTVDPDVVFHEPINPRAGNFDLTVQAAADAGLETLASELKQLEDRSQWVEYAVDHFRAVQSLAAELDIDVHLWPDDQLLSYLDDGNTQEWLATWKARQSPEDFADRPSPDTEPPALPTSPHRSTSLTEF
- a CDS encoding FIST signal transduction protein, which codes for MERSVILCTDPAHSRNRGGKKAMTTTQLARGLASDEDAQTTTEAALTAATDGAPDAPPTLALAFVDAGYDVSVVQKTLTENLPAVTPLIGATTAGEFIDGTVEEGGIVVALIHSDDLEVATALIEDVGDDVIGTTAAIADELPAAEDLPHEHTVAINLHDGLSGAGEQITLALSQQLGNVPMAGGSAGDGLQLSETTVFTGDTVSSTGLAVALLNSPQPFGVASNHGHEPISDELEVTSADGNTVHELNGEPAFDVYREEVQDLAMDWHEINVNDLTAGSEEFNDLLTRFEFGVPTTDGDLKIRWPGLTETPDGSIQFATSIPEGTTVRVCYSPLDEQVPAAREATAAAADTLETDPGGALVFECFCRQLMLGDDFVDAVDAVSQEAGVPLAGLETYGEVSMNRDDTSGYHNATTSVLLLP
- a CDS encoding MBL fold metallo-hydrolase; the protein is MDIEFQPLNPGEGNQSFRLCISVLDEETEFLVDPGFGFETERVPQRSVDGILLTHAHADHYYSIGDVAGPDTRVFTSPTTADLLPIAYDRSSHGELRSEWIVGLRDWVHFGNHVAIAPVPSGHAPGAVGFLIRVTGVQDATTILVVGDWTPTPLGGQPPLPVSELEKLEIDILFASVATGDCDIQRSAGSTVGQMLAAAADGNRVVVPVPGPLGAQVGSQIARVSEELAIDVSTTAVGRVGKLLGATERIGAGVETVPVFGDPEDVVDEGQITLAAPADGRGGSANAVLNYVDTPDRRDGSVVYQFPDYSSRVADVVGTPVTDARIATHPTTEAIGELIDTLQPVHTVGTHLRRGGSEFERFDSIFWSAHDAEVYTLVENGQWQYPRWMGKGLHSRTHDTDTTVDPTDRVAPEDWRDRDVSVWDEISERETRRVLPVGEAQRDQTHTEFATDQPMTTDEQNNRDGEQPRNVSRLDVGIQADSDDVDPYIRKLAAGTDRSIDELVDQIEAARDQLSEDDQSVSDEPSADPEAESPAASGGEAEAASDGGTAVTDDAGGDPAPEVDTPSEPAEGSSAAATDSASTVGSGEPADTDKHPNPPTHSDEGDAPPELTSQLDLVGPLFLARREPSSVADACEEALREYLGGVVRGTVDPEARETPVEVTVSPPLASALANLGGETDDIAVLAPLIRSVVDDQVIRQWTEFTDREDANVLEYPQFEPYATQVAGIVERSDETPTDAEAVLVDALLWVLTENECSL
- a CDS encoding ParA family protein translates to MLTYSIPTEAGGTGKTTTAINLARAHADAGHDVLLVDLDSQNVSATWFLGDVEWAKDQQHPCLSKIIMGLGSDASLTDIVVAQEEEGFDLLPRHVNDSNFESYYRKAESMAQMEGREFEPCVQLRDQIARERLHTEYDVIIYDVDGSANLKLNQALAASQNVVVPFTVSEKGQSSVGGIRESLNGIESDLGISMTVSALVPNMVDYSSVQECKIAARIIDSDEYTTPIAIGDRATLEKMANGGGSLRSVIADGHGGEKHERTADRYDILAAYLERKANLSDREVDTETPPYYDRIQKYLGSEVVA